In a genomic window of Aptenodytes patagonicus chromosome 24, bAptPat1.pri.cur, whole genome shotgun sequence:
- the POLB gene encoding DNA polymerase beta, whose translation MSKRKAPQESPNEGITDFLTELANYERNVNRAIHKYNAYRKAASVISRYPSKIRSGAEAKKLDGVGAKIAEKIDEFLSTGKLRKLEKIRQDDTSASINLLTRVTGIGPAAARKFVEEGIKTLEDLRKNERKLTHHQRIGLKYFEDFEKRIPREEMLQMQEIVLKEVKKVDPNYIATVCGSFRRGAESSGDMDVLLTHPSFTSESSKQPKLLRQVVEQLEKVHFVTDMLSKGDTKFMGVCQLPNKEDGTAYPHRRIDIRLIPKDQYYCGVLYFTGSDIFNKNMRTHALEMGFTINEYTIRPLGVTGVAGEALPVECEKDIFDYIQWKYREPKDRSE comes from the exons ATGAGCAAGCGGAaggctccccaggagagccccAACGAGGGCATCACCGACTTCCTTACTG AGCTGGCCAATTACGAGCGCAACGTGAACCGGGCTATTCACAAGTACAACGCATACAG GAAGGCGGCCTCGGTTATTTCCCGGTATCCTAGCAAGATACGGAGCGGGGCCGAAGCCAAGAAGCTG GATGGAGTAGGTGCTAAAATAGCTGAGAAGATAGATGAGTTCTTATCCACTGGAAAACTACGCAAATTGGAAAAG attcGACAAGATGATACAAGTGCATCTATCAATCTCCTGACACGAGTTACTGGCATTGG tcctgctgctgctaGGAAGTTTGTCGAGGAAGGAATTAAGACTTTAGAAG ATCTAAGAAAAAATGAGCGCAAGCTGACCCATCACCAGCGAATTGGGTTGAA atattttgaagattttgaGAAAAGAATCCCGAGGGAAGAGATGCTGCAAATGCAG GAAATTGTGCTGAAAGAGGTAAAGAAGGTGGACCCAAACTATATTGCTACAGTCTGTGGCAGTTTCAGACGAG GTGCAGAGTCAAGCGGTGATATGGATGTTCTCCTAACCCATCCGAGTTTCACATCTGAATCATCCAAACAG CCAAAACTTCTGCGTCAAGTTGTAGAACAACTGGAAAAAGTCCACTTTGTCACAGATATGCTGTCTAAAGGTGACACCAAATTCATG GGTGTCTGTCAGCTGCCAAATAAAGAAGATGGAACAGCCTATCCACACAGGAGAATTGATATCCG GCTTATCCCCAAAGATCAGTATTACTGTGGTGTACTGTATTTCACAGGAAGTGATATATTCAATAAGAACATGAGAACTCATGCTCTGGAAATGGGCTTCACGATCAACGAGTATACAATCCGTCCCTTGGGTGTCACTG GAGTTGCTGGGGAGGCCCTACCAGTAGAATGTGAAAAAGACATCTTTGACTATATCCAGTGGAAATACCGAGAGCCAAAGGATCGGAGTGAATAA